The proteins below are encoded in one region of Paenisporosarcina cavernae:
- the proS gene encoding proline--tRNA ligase: MAKEFVKDVTAMEDDFAKWYTDVVTKAELVDYSSVRGSMIIRPYGYALWENVKEALDQRIKATGHENVYMPLFIPESLLTKEKDHIEGFAPEVAWVTHGGDEKLAERLVVRPTSEVLFCEHYSNIIHSYRDLPKLYNQWSNVVRWEKTTRPFLRTLEFLWQEGHTAHATAEEAQEETIRMLEEYAYICEEFLGIPVVKGQKTEKEKFAGADATYTIETLMHDGKALQSATSHNFGDGFAKAFNIQYLNKDGKQAYVHQTSWGFTTRVIGALIMVHGDNRGLVIPPRIAPTQVMIVPIAQHKEGVLDYAYALKNSLASSIRVGIDASDKKPGWKFNEYEMKGIPLRLEVGPKDIEAGQVVLARRDTGEKMTVAADRVKEVIHVLLETIQRDMFDKALEHREANTASVTSYEEFVTLFDGKNPGFVKAMWCGERACEDKIKEETSATSRCIPFEQESIGNTCVCCGKEATKLVYWAKAY; encoded by the coding sequence ATGGCAAAAGAATTTGTGAAAGATGTAACAGCGATGGAAGATGATTTTGCGAAATGGTATACCGATGTTGTGACGAAAGCTGAACTTGTGGACTACTCATCTGTCCGTGGATCGATGATTATTCGACCATACGGCTATGCGCTTTGGGAGAATGTGAAGGAAGCGTTAGATCAGCGCATTAAAGCTACCGGTCATGAGAATGTCTATATGCCGCTCTTCATTCCAGAGTCTTTATTAACAAAAGAGAAGGATCACATCGAAGGATTTGCGCCAGAAGTTGCTTGGGTAACGCACGGAGGGGATGAAAAATTAGCTGAACGTTTAGTTGTTCGTCCTACATCTGAAGTTTTGTTCTGTGAGCATTATTCGAACATCATCCATTCCTACCGTGACTTACCAAAACTGTATAACCAATGGTCGAATGTCGTCCGTTGGGAAAAAACAACACGTCCATTTCTACGAACGCTGGAATTTTTATGGCAAGAAGGTCATACAGCTCACGCTACAGCCGAAGAAGCACAAGAAGAAACCATTCGCATGTTAGAAGAATACGCCTATATTTGCGAAGAATTTCTAGGGATCCCAGTCGTGAAAGGACAAAAAACGGAAAAAGAGAAATTTGCCGGAGCGGATGCAACATATACGATTGAAACGCTAATGCATGATGGAAAAGCACTCCAATCTGCAACATCTCATAATTTCGGTGACGGCTTTGCAAAAGCATTCAACATTCAATATTTAAACAAAGATGGAAAACAAGCGTATGTTCACCAGACTTCGTGGGGATTTACCACACGTGTCATTGGCGCACTGATTATGGTACACGGTGACAATCGCGGATTAGTTATTCCGCCTCGTATCGCACCAACACAAGTGATGATTGTGCCAATCGCACAACATAAAGAAGGTGTGTTAGATTATGCGTATGCGTTAAAGAATAGTCTAGCTAGCTCGATTCGAGTAGGAATTGATGCGAGCGATAAAAAACCAGGTTGGAAGTTCAATGAATATGAAATGAAAGGTATTCCACTTCGATTAGAAGTCGGTCCGAAAGATATCGAAGCAGGTCAAGTTGTCTTAGCACGTCGCGATACAGGAGAAAAAATGACAGTTGCTGCAGACCGAGTGAAAGAAGTAATCCATGTATTACTCGAGACAATTCAACGAGATATGTTTGATAAAGCGTTGGAGCATCGGGAAGCAAATACCGCATCCGTCACTTCTTACGAGGAATTTGTCACGTTATTTGATGGGAAAAACCCTGGATTTGTAAAAGCAATGTGGTGTGGAGAACGTGCATGTGAAGATAAGATAAAAGAAGAGACTTCCGCAACAAGTCGATGCATTCCATTTGAGCAGGAAAGCATTGGTAACACATGTGTTTGTTGTGGAAAAGAAGCGACCAAACTCGTCTATTGGGCAAAAGCATATTAG
- a CDS encoding CPBP family intramembrane glutamic endopeptidase yields MKKSPKMWWKIVGLELLIIFFFSVNGAYASITNQTNAFLMYLGLVPFAIGIAIYLWRSKGNPYFKDIGRSFKQDRLFLWAPLILLLGILVIGNGGIRETSFSEVLLVFVTQLLIVAFIEEIVFRGFMIHILLSKGFKLAVLVSSIFFALTHSLQLLGGQSLEETIFQIAYAFLIGMVLALLVIQTKSILFAIIFHGLNNFLLIISENNGPSIYNYAIIVGLIVYATVLWRKAERKAQHFVSPVSTNT; encoded by the coding sequence ATGAAGAAATCACCAAAAATGTGGTGGAAAATTGTTGGGTTAGAATTACTCATTATTTTCTTTTTCTCTGTAAATGGAGCATATGCTTCCATTACTAACCAGACGAACGCTTTTTTAATGTATCTAGGATTAGTGCCGTTTGCGATTGGAATAGCTATTTACCTGTGGAGGTCGAAAGGTAATCCTTACTTTAAAGACATTGGCCGTTCATTCAAGCAGGACCGTCTATTCCTTTGGGCACCATTAATACTTCTACTAGGGATTCTTGTCATTGGAAATGGCGGAATTCGAGAAACATCCTTTTCAGAAGTTCTACTTGTTTTTGTCACTCAGCTTTTAATTGTGGCATTCATTGAAGAAATCGTTTTTCGTGGATTTATGATACATATTTTATTATCAAAAGGCTTTAAATTAGCAGTATTGGTATCAAGTATATTTTTTGCTCTCACACATTCCTTACAGCTTTTAGGTGGTCAATCATTAGAGGAAACAATTTTTCAAATCGCATATGCATTTTTAATAGGAATGGTTCTTGCTCTTTTAGTGATTCAAACGAAATCGATTCTTTTTGCGATTATTTTTCACGGATTGAACAACTTTTTGCTTATCATTTCAGAAAATAATGGACCAAGCATTTACAATTATGCGATTATCGTTGGACTAATCGTTTACGCTACTGTCCTATGGCGAAAAGCAGAGAGAAAAGCTCAACATTTCGTGTCACCAGTGAGTACGAACACTTAA
- a CDS encoding FecCD family ABC transporter permease, with translation MLHTTFARSTGLVVGIIVIFACMCASLVYGYTNTTWMDAYQSFVATNDSNIHIIIQQVRLPRAIVAALVGICLGVSGAILQSITRNPLSSPGILGVNAGASFFVVVGVVFFSVQSLQSFMMLSFVGAFIAFAFVYLLSSFGREGLTPLKLTLAGAAISALFSSFTQGMLVLNETALDQVLFWLAGSVANRPIEMVLIVLPYVIVALILVFIRAKELNVLSIGDDVATGLGQKTGWIKFFFGLFAVVLAAASVAVAGPIGFVGIIIPHLVRSLVGIDHRWVLPYSAIGGAILLLLADIIGRYVLMPQELPVGVMTALIGVPFFIYVARRKLGV, from the coding sequence ATGTTACATACAACTTTCGCAAGAAGTACCGGACTAGTGGTAGGCATAATCGTTATCTTTGCTTGCATGTGTGCGAGTCTCGTTTACGGCTACACGAATACAACATGGATGGATGCGTATCAATCATTTGTCGCGACGAATGATTCTAATATACATATTATTATTCAACAAGTTCGACTACCCCGCGCTATCGTGGCAGCTCTAGTAGGGATTTGTTTAGGTGTTTCCGGTGCAATTTTACAGTCTATAACGCGAAATCCATTATCCTCACCTGGAATTTTAGGAGTGAACGCTGGAGCAAGCTTTTTCGTCGTAGTTGGCGTCGTCTTCTTCTCCGTTCAGAGTTTACAAAGCTTCATGATGCTTAGTTTTGTGGGGGCCTTCATTGCCTTTGCTTTCGTATATTTATTAAGTAGTTTTGGACGTGAAGGACTAACGCCATTAAAACTTACTTTAGCTGGTGCAGCAATTAGTGCTTTGTTTTCTTCCTTTACTCAAGGCATGCTCGTGTTAAATGAAACTGCTCTTGATCAAGTGCTTTTCTGGTTAGCAGGTTCTGTTGCGAATCGTCCGATTGAAATGGTGTTGATAGTATTGCCTTACGTCATTGTGGCGTTGATCCTCGTTTTTATTCGTGCGAAAGAGTTGAATGTATTAAGTATTGGGGATGATGTGGCAACCGGTCTTGGTCAAAAAACTGGCTGGATTAAATTTTTCTTCGGTTTGTTTGCCGTCGTTTTAGCTGCTGCCTCGGTTGCGGTAGCTGGACCGATTGGCTTTGTAGGAATCATTATTCCTCATTTAGTGCGTTCGCTAGTCGGAATCGATCATCGATGGGTGTTGCCATACTCAGCTATTGGCGGAGCAATTTTATTACTTCTCGCAGACATTATTGGTCGTTATGTGCTCATGCCACAGGAATTACCGGTAGGTGTCATGACTGCATTAATTGGCGTTCCTTTTTTCATCTATGTAGCGCGCAGAAAGTTGGGTGTTTAA
- a CDS encoding YwbE family protein, producing the protein MKNGQNRSDVKPGTKVNIILKAHQRTGEKTEGIVKDLLTNASFHPHGIKVRLEDDQIGRVCDILEQ; encoded by the coding sequence ATGAAAAACGGACAAAACAGATCCGATGTGAAACCTGGTACAAAAGTGAATATTATTTTAAAAGCCCATCAACGAACTGGGGAGAAAACGGAAGGTATTGTAAAAGATTTACTCACAAATGCTTCGTTTCATCCACATGGTATAAAAGTCCGGTTAGAAGATGACCAAATCGGTCGGGTATGCGATATTTTGGAGCAGTAA
- a CDS encoding 3-hydroxyacyl-CoA dehydrogenase NAD-binding domain-containing protein, whose protein sequence is MKRIAVVGAGTIGLSWATLFATKGFRVFIYDPRNDLKEVFEEYVQSIKPTLELLELPTEEWVQHITLSTSLEEAVKDAQIIQENGPENLAWKQQLYAEMEQFVAPDTLFLSSSSTLGASDIAEKMQMPGRMLIGHPFNPPLVMPLVEVVPGKSTSQDSVESAMTFYASLGKKPRLIQKEVFGFVANRLQFAMLQEAMHLVDSGVVSMNDLDEIVKDSIGLRWAVTGPMLGMHLGGGQSGMEAFLRHLGTTMERTWREQGDVVLDDETIKRLAEKSLGAYGHRTIAEHGRARDELQIEFLTKRREK, encoded by the coding sequence ATGAAACGTATCGCAGTTGTGGGAGCTGGCACAATCGGATTGTCATGGGCAACATTATTTGCCACGAAGGGTTTTCGAGTCTTTATTTATGATCCTAGAAATGATCTGAAGGAAGTATTTGAAGAGTACGTTCAGAGTATCAAACCCACTTTGGAACTCCTTGAGTTACCAACCGAAGAATGGGTGCAGCATATTACGTTAAGTACGTCACTTGAAGAAGCGGTTAAAGATGCACAAATTATCCAAGAAAACGGACCAGAAAATTTAGCATGGAAACAGCAATTGTACGCGGAAATGGAGCAATTCGTTGCGCCGGACACCTTGTTTTTATCTTCCAGCTCAACTTTAGGTGCAAGTGATATTGCCGAGAAAATGCAAATGCCTGGTCGAATGCTCATCGGACATCCGTTTAATCCACCTTTAGTGATGCCACTCGTGGAAGTTGTGCCTGGAAAATCTACTTCTCAAGACTCGGTAGAATCAGCGATGACGTTTTATGCATCACTTGGGAAGAAGCCACGTTTGATTCAAAAAGAAGTATTTGGATTCGTGGCGAATCGTTTACAGTTTGCCATGCTTCAAGAAGCAATGCACTTAGTCGATTCAGGAGTCGTCTCGATGAATGATTTAGATGAAATTGTGAAAGATTCGATTGGACTGCGTTGGGCTGTTACTGGACCTATGCTCGGAATGCATCTCGGTGGAGGTCAAAGTGGAATGGAAGCATTTCTGCGTCACTTAGGAACAACAATGGAACGAACGTGGCGAGAACAAGGCGATGTCGTTTTAGACGATGAAACCATTAAACGCTTAGCGGAAAAATCGTTAGGTGCTTATGGGCATCGAACGATTGCAGAGCATGGACGTGCGCGCGATGAATTGCAGATTGAATTTTTAACAAAACGACGTGAGAAATAG
- a CDS encoding FecCD family ABC transporter permease, which translates to MGRKFIAFFQQRSPKVSIMSVFLLVLIVSILSAGSGEFVISPIRVIQGLLGYGDELDQIILLDFRLPRIVMAIFVGMGLAVAGAILQGITKNPLASPDLIGITAGASFAVVLFLTLFSDSNNALTVSIQWLPLFAFVGATVTAILVFLLSWKNGIAPFRMLLIGIAVAAFMQAGTTVWMLLGPIYQASQATIWTTGSIYGANWSQNLILVPWVAIFITLSLLLHRQMNILALGDDIAAGVGSKVQLNRIILLLLSTALTGISVSFAGGIGFVGLIAPHIARRIVGPKFVPLAIFSAGIGALLVVIADWIARVAFAPTEVPAGIWTAAVGAPYFIYLLIKQRK; encoded by the coding sequence ATGGGGCGTAAATTTATCGCATTCTTTCAACAACGCTCACCAAAAGTATCCATTATGTCTGTGTTCCTTCTCGTTCTAATTGTTTCCATTTTATCAGCAGGTTCTGGAGAATTTGTGATTTCACCAATACGTGTTATTCAAGGTCTCTTAGGCTATGGGGATGAGCTTGATCAAATTATCTTACTTGATTTCCGTTTACCTCGAATTGTCATGGCCATTTTTGTCGGGATGGGCTTAGCTGTTGCGGGGGCTATTTTACAAGGAATTACGAAAAACCCGTTAGCATCACCTGATTTAATCGGTATTACTGCCGGAGCATCTTTTGCAGTAGTCCTTTTTTTAACGTTATTCTCTGATAGCAATAACGCATTAACCGTCAGCATTCAGTGGCTACCACTTTTTGCATTCGTAGGGGCAACAGTGACAGCGATTCTGGTCTTTTTATTATCATGGAAAAACGGCATTGCTCCATTTCGAATGCTGTTAATCGGGATTGCCGTCGCAGCATTTATGCAAGCAGGCACAACCGTTTGGATGTTATTAGGACCAATCTATCAAGCAAGTCAAGCTACCATTTGGACAACCGGAAGTATATACGGAGCGAACTGGTCGCAAAATCTTATATTAGTGCCATGGGTTGCCATTTTCATCACACTCTCGTTATTATTACACCGCCAAATGAATATTTTGGCGTTAGGAGACGACATTGCCGCGGGCGTTGGTTCGAAAGTTCAACTGAACCGAATTATCTTACTTCTATTAAGTACAGCGTTAACAGGGATTTCCGTCTCGTTTGCAGGTGGCATTGGCTTTGTTGGGCTGATTGCTCCTCATATTGCACGTCGGATTGTTGGTCCGAAATTCGTACCGTTAGCTATTTTCAGTGCTGGAATCGGGGCGTTACTCGTTGTCATCGCTGACTGGATTGCTCGCGTGGCATTTGCACCAACCGAAGTTCCCGCTGGAATTTGGACAGCTGCTGTCGGGGCACCTTATTTCATCTATTTACTGATTAAACAACGGAAGTAA
- a CDS encoding dipeptidase, with protein sequence MIDLHCDVLYQLSQADGDMRFRDDPRLQANLERLQIAGVNLQFFAIFVDPSVPDEKKFLEALRQVEFFHTHVLAPNPEMVFITDWKQISLLQEDQIGAVLTLEGCDAIGTDIGKLSALLQAGVKLVGLTWNFENAVGFGALEDPSKGLTPFGNEVLHLLNEKEIIVDVSHLNEAGFWDVISQANHIIASHSNARVLCDHPRNLTDEQLLALSRSGGHIHLVFYPLFTNDQSETVTQDDLVNHARYIVSLIGVDKIGLGSDFDGITIFIEGLENASDTPSFIAKLQEVFSTEEVKAICEANFLQYLDTHFLENQR encoded by the coding sequence ATGATCGATCTGCATTGTGATGTTCTTTATCAATTATCTCAAGCAGACGGAGACATGCGGTTTCGAGATGATCCGCGATTACAAGCAAACTTAGAACGACTTCAAATAGCTGGAGTAAACCTTCAATTTTTTGCAATTTTCGTTGATCCTTCCGTACCGGATGAGAAAAAGTTTTTAGAAGCACTACGACAAGTGGAATTTTTCCACACGCATGTGTTAGCTCCAAATCCCGAAATGGTGTTTATTACCGATTGGAAACAGATCTCCCTTTTACAAGAAGACCAAATTGGTGCAGTGTTAACACTCGAAGGTTGTGACGCAATAGGTACAGATATTGGCAAACTCTCTGCACTTCTTCAAGCAGGCGTAAAGCTTGTTGGGCTAACATGGAATTTTGAAAATGCCGTCGGTTTTGGGGCGTTAGAAGATCCGTCGAAAGGGCTTACTCCTTTTGGCAATGAAGTGCTTCATCTTTTAAATGAAAAAGAAATTATTGTAGACGTATCGCATTTAAATGAGGCGGGTTTCTGGGATGTAATCAGCCAAGCAAATCACATCATCGCCAGTCATTCGAATGCACGAGTACTCTGTGATCATCCGAGGAATTTAACAGATGAACAACTACTTGCGCTGTCTCGTTCTGGAGGACATATTCATTTAGTGTTTTATCCGTTATTCACAAACGATCAAAGTGAAACGGTAACACAAGATGATTTAGTGAATCATGCTCGATATATCGTTTCCCTTATTGGTGTCGACAAAATAGGGCTAGGGTCAGATTTTGATGGCATTACGATTTTTATTGAGGGCTTAGAGAATGCGTCAGATACACCCTCTTTCATTGCGAAACTTCAAGAAGTATTTTCGACTGAAGAGGTTAAGGCTATTTGCGAAGCTAACTTTTTACAGTATTTAGATACTCATTTTTTGGAGAATCAACGTTAG
- a CDS encoding AAA family ATPase, which translates to MILMINGAFGVGKTTISNRLNELLENSLIFDPEEIGYMLRNVLPHSIKMKESESGDFQDLNLWKELTVTTARRIVEEYKVNLIVPMTIRNPEYFHYIFHGFSLIDTNTFHFCLTATKDTIFKRLKQRGEEEGNWCFQQTELCLEAYKMNNFGKYIQTENQSIDDITDSILEKLNFLG; encoded by the coding sequence ATGATCTTGATGATTAATGGAGCATTTGGAGTGGGAAAGACAACTATTTCAAATCGCTTAAATGAGCTTTTAGAAAATAGTTTGATATTTGATCCGGAAGAAATCGGATACATGTTACGTAATGTTCTACCGCATTCGATAAAAATGAAAGAATCAGAGTCAGGTGACTTCCAAGATTTAAATCTTTGGAAAGAATTAACGGTGACTACTGCACGTCGTATAGTCGAAGAATACAAGGTTAATTTAATAGTGCCTATGACAATTCGAAATCCTGAGTATTTCCATTATATATTCCATGGATTTTCTTTAATCGATACGAACACCTTTCATTTTTGCTTAACTGCTACAAAAGATACGATTTTCAAAAGGTTGAAGCAACGAGGGGAGGAAGAAGGTAATTGGTGTTTTCAACAAACGGAACTGTGTTTGGAAGCATACAAAATGAACAATTTTGGAAAATATATTCAGACAGAAAATCAATCTATTGATGATATTACGGATTCTATTCTGGAAAAATTAAATTTCTTAGGATAA
- a CDS encoding SDR family oxidoreductase, with the protein MPNSQVVIVTGGAHGIGRGIAEAYVAAGAQVIVADVNEKHGKETESHLIGSTFIPTDVKDPQEVDRLVKQVKKEYGQIDVLVNNAGISKFMNFFDMTIENWEEIIQTNLRSVFVCSQAVAKVMKEQKSGGSIVNIASTRALMSEANTEAYSATKGGIVALTHALSVTLSDYSITVNAISPGWIEVNDYQDLRKVDHEQHLSNRVGKPSDIAKACLYLTDPQNDFVTGTNLVVDGGMTRKMIYEH; encoded by the coding sequence ATGCCAAATAGTCAAGTAGTGATTGTCACTGGTGGAGCGCACGGCATTGGACGAGGTATTGCAGAGGCATACGTAGCTGCAGGTGCTCAAGTAATTGTTGCGGATGTGAATGAAAAACACGGAAAAGAGACAGAATCTCACTTAATAGGATCGACTTTCATTCCGACAGATGTGAAAGATCCTCAAGAGGTGGATAGATTAGTAAAGCAAGTGAAAAAAGAATATGGACAAATTGATGTGTTAGTCAACAATGCAGGCATTAGTAAGTTTATGAACTTTTTCGACATGACTATAGAAAATTGGGAAGAAATCATTCAAACCAACTTACGCAGTGTCTTCGTCTGTTCTCAAGCTGTTGCAAAAGTCATGAAGGAGCAAAAGAGTGGGGGCTCAATTGTAAACATTGCCTCGACTCGAGCACTTATGTCAGAAGCAAACACGGAAGCCTATTCTGCCACGAAAGGTGGAATTGTCGCCTTAACACATGCGCTCTCTGTCACGCTTTCGGATTATTCTATAACAGTAAATGCGATTTCCCCTGGTTGGATCGAAGTAAATGATTACCAAGATCTGCGTAAGGTAGATCATGAACAGCATTTATCCAATCGAGTAGGGAAACCTTCGGATATTGCGAAGGCATGTCTTTATTTAACCGATCCGCAAAATGATTTTGTGACAGGAACAAATTTAGTTGTGGATGGCGGTATGACTCGGAAAATGATTTACGAGCACTAA
- a CDS encoding OsmC family protein: MVRHSFTVSSNWPGRRNDVGTIKAERLQTSISIPPEMDGPGIGTNPDEMLLGAAATCYIITLAAMLERSSIEKESLTMESEGIVDVTNGVFTYEKIIHRPHIVLPTGTTEIDRKKVERLAKKAETSCMISRAIAGNVALELHATIDVI; encoded by the coding sequence ATGGTTCGTCATTCATTTACCGTATCATCTAACTGGCCAGGTCGTCGAAACGACGTAGGAACAATAAAGGCTGAGCGTCTACAAACAAGTATTTCCATCCCTCCTGAAATGGACGGTCCAGGAATCGGCACAAATCCTGATGAAATGCTCCTAGGTGCCGCAGCAACTTGCTACATTATTACGTTAGCAGCCATGCTAGAACGAAGCTCCATTGAAAAAGAGTCCTTAACGATGGAATCAGAAGGCATTGTAGATGTCACAAATGGTGTTTTCACATACGAAAAAATTATTCATCGACCGCACATTGTTCTTCCAACTGGCACAACCGAAATAGACCGAAAGAAAGTGGAACGATTAGCTAAGAAAGCGGAAACGTCCTGCATGATTAGTCGCGCCATTGCCGGAAATGTTGCACTCGAACTTCATGCAACTATTGATGTCATTTAG
- a CDS encoding GNAT family N-acetyltransferase, with amino-acid sequence MQTRILTAEDASAYWKLRLEALQESPESFATSYEEAVMRENPVQRVADILSSNSAKTFGAFQDGELIGNIIVSFQTMPKLQHKASIFGVYVTPSARGKGIAEAIMQTLISYIEQNSEVEVLDLTVVSTNVPAIRLYEKIGFVKWGLEEKSMKNNDRFIDEWHMNLFIQRR; translated from the coding sequence GTGCAAACTAGAATCTTAACAGCAGAAGATGCTTCTGCTTATTGGAAGCTTCGGTTAGAAGCACTACAAGAAAGTCCAGAAAGTTTTGCTACTTCATACGAAGAAGCAGTAATGCGTGAAAATCCGGTTCAGCGAGTAGCGGATATTTTAAGTAGTAATAGTGCGAAGACATTTGGTGCTTTCCAAGATGGTGAGTTAATCGGGAATATCATTGTCTCGTTTCAAACGATGCCGAAACTGCAACATAAAGCATCCATTTTTGGCGTATATGTCACACCATCTGCAAGAGGAAAAGGAATCGCAGAAGCGATCATGCAGACATTAATCTCTTACATAGAACAAAATTCAGAAGTAGAGGTACTAGATCTTACAGTCGTCTCGACAAATGTTCCAGCAATACGCCTATATGAAAAAATAGGGTTTGTTAAGTGGGGACTTGAAGAGAAATCAATGAAGAATAACGATAGATTTATCGACGAATGGCATATGAACTTATTTATTCAACGGAGGTGA
- a CDS encoding ABC transporter substrate-binding protein encodes MKKYSLLVWLSIVMLVLAACGNTEEKDETTSDTNEESYTVSHAMGETTIKGEPKRVVILTNEGTEALLALGVTPVGAVESWVGDPWYEHIADQMADVKTVGTESEPSLDAIAALKPDLIIGNKLRQEKVYEQLTKIAPTIFAETLKGDWKENFELYAKAVNKEELGKEKMAEYDTRIEDIKAALGDQTSKEVSVVRFLAGDVRIYHKDSFSGIILDQLGFARPGDQSMNDFAEKGVTKERIPAMDGDIMFYFTYETGDEEASKVEEEWLNDPLFQNLEVAKAGQVYEVSDTIWNTAGGYLAANLMLDDIEKYFELK; translated from the coding sequence ATGAAAAAATATTCACTACTTGTTTGGCTATCAATCGTGATGCTAGTCTTAGCAGCATGTGGCAATACGGAAGAAAAAGACGAAACAACTTCTGATACAAATGAAGAAAGCTATACAGTTTCGCATGCAATGGGCGAAACGACTATTAAAGGTGAACCAAAGCGTGTCGTTATTTTAACAAATGAAGGAACAGAAGCGCTACTTGCACTAGGTGTAACGCCTGTAGGAGCAGTGGAATCGTGGGTGGGAGACCCATGGTATGAGCATATTGCGGATCAAATGGCAGATGTAAAGACGGTTGGAACAGAATCAGAGCCTTCTCTTGATGCAATTGCTGCGTTAAAACCAGATTTGATTATCGGAAATAAATTACGCCAAGAAAAAGTGTATGAACAATTAACGAAAATTGCACCAACAATATTTGCGGAAACGTTAAAAGGTGATTGGAAAGAAAACTTCGAATTATATGCAAAAGCAGTGAATAAAGAAGAGTTAGGAAAAGAAAAAATGGCTGAATACGATACTCGTATTGAAGACATAAAAGCTGCTCTAGGCGATCAAACGTCGAAAGAAGTATCTGTTGTACGTTTCTTAGCTGGTGATGTACGTATTTATCACAAAGATTCTTTCTCTGGGATTATTCTTGATCAATTAGGATTTGCACGTCCTGGAGATCAAAGCATGAATGATTTTGCGGAAAAAGGTGTTACGAAAGAACGCATTCCAGCGATGGATGGCGATATTATGTTCTATTTCACTTACGAAACTGGAGATGAAGAAGCATCGAAAGTGGAAGAAGAATGGCTCAATGACCCGTTATTCCAAAACTTAGAAGTGGCAAAAGCGGGACAAGTATACGAAGTGAGTGATACGATTTGGAATACAGCAGGTGGGTATTTAGCGGCGAACCTAATGTTAGACGATATCGAAAAATATTTTGAATTAAAGTAA
- a CDS encoding amidohydrolase family protein: MTKKIFLFLLFSSMLLVCLAMNRTDIQIVSKRAGDLQLPEKKGIIDIHNHDASTLSPVLSSDTHFVPPTIQLWKDHDVTRTVLFGAVSDPKAVATDRVAWNYYEKYPDAIIPSISGFPLRKGSNGEDYLRDQLEKGVPFIGEIFVASTYSAFSDAKWKAKNAYDGNLPAIYELAAQYDVPVLIHIDPLNTFQLTKLKLAAAKHPNTTIILAHANVFSSLDDLEDLLKTRPNIMLDFFAGFTDYNEASSYELSDFIPLMEKYPNRWVLGSDSGYEVGMEQSLQAMQKTSDLLRAETRDRITQYNAYEMIYAQEMTASQKQRIHDSLINRGERKVSMKLFKMEANKWLLENEN, from the coding sequence ATGACAAAAAAAATATTTCTTTTTCTCCTTTTTTCAAGCATGCTGCTCGTTTGTTTGGCCATGAATCGTACGGACATACAAATCGTCTCTAAACGAGCAGGGGATTTACAGCTTCCTGAGAAAAAAGGCATTATTGATATTCATAATCATGATGCGTCAACGCTGTCACCGGTCCTATCGAGTGATACTCACTTTGTTCCACCAACCATCCAGCTTTGGAAAGATCACGACGTGACACGAACCGTATTGTTTGGAGCAGTCTCCGATCCGAAAGCGGTCGCGACAGATCGAGTTGCTTGGAACTATTACGAAAAATATCCAGATGCCATTATTCCTTCGATTTCTGGCTTTCCTTTACGAAAAGGTTCAAATGGTGAAGATTACCTCCGTGATCAGCTTGAAAAAGGTGTTCCATTTATTGGCGAAATATTCGTAGCATCCACGTACTCCGCTTTCTCTGACGCTAAGTGGAAAGCAAAAAATGCTTACGATGGCAACTTGCCGGCGATTTATGAATTGGCTGCGCAATATGATGTTCCTGTTCTGATACACATTGACCCGTTAAATACGTTTCAACTAACAAAACTAAAGCTAGCAGCAGCTAAACATCCAAATACGACGATTATTTTAGCACATGCAAATGTTTTCTCGTCTTTAGATGATTTAGAAGACTTGTTAAAAACTCGACCGAATATTATGCTAGACTTTTTCGCAGGTTTTACAGATTATAATGAAGCATCCTCCTATGAACTATCAGATTTTATTCCCCTAATGGAGAAATATCCTAATCGTTGGGTACTTGGAAGCGATTCAGGTTATGAAGTTGGCATGGAGCAGTCGTTACAAGCAATGCAGAAAACGAGCGACTTGCTTCGCGCGGAAACAAGAGATCGAATTACACAGTACAATGCATATGAAATGATTTATGCACAAGAAATGACCGCTTCTCAGAAACAGCGAATTCATGACAGTTTAATTAATCGTGGCGAAAGAAAAGTATCGATGAAGCTATTCAAAATGGAAGCAAACAAATGGTTGTTAGAAAATGAAAATTAA